A single window of Zea mays cultivar B73 chromosome 10, Zm-B73-REFERENCE-NAM-5.0, whole genome shotgun sequence DNA harbors:
- the LOC103642022 gene encoding protein NRT1/ PTR FAMILY 8.3 — MDAGDAMEKGQRSSSRLPERGAPKIQEESLTVPLIQNKKTGSKAPAVVLGFECLESTAFNGIGTNLVVYLETVLHGSNVASASSVTSWFGTSYLTPIFAAIVADTFWGNYNTILVSLLVYLLGMMLVTFSAFLPATELCGVGPWCHPMLGSRNVALFLGLYLVAFGSGGVRAALLPFGADQFDGDNAVDRERRMSFFSWYYICVDFGMIVSGVFIVWVQQNVSWGLGFGIATACIALAFGGFVLATPMYKRRMPTGTPLKSLGQVVVAALRKASLRVPADASLLYEVHDKIDEQPRITHTDEFGFLDKAAVVVETDLDLEEVTNDADAAGSSWRLCTVTQVEELKILLRLLPIWATSIVLSAAYAQLNTTFVQQGGVMDMRVMSLTVPAASMVSFEVLCVLAWVLIYGSAVVPALRAISPARGEPSQLQRMGAGRLLMACAMAVAALVETKRLDAAGRGESVSIAWQMPQYFVLAGGEVFCYIAQLEFFYNEAPETMKTMCTSFALLTVALGSYMSSLIYAVVDAFTATGGRPGWISDNLNEGHLDYFFWTMAALCTLNFVVYSGFARNYKVKTVVS, encoded by the exons ATGGACGCCGGCGACGCCATGGAAAAGGGCCAGCGCTCGTCATCGCGGCTGCCAGAG AGGGGGGCTCCAAAGATTCAGGAGGAAAGCCTCACGGTGCCACTCATTCAGAACAAGAAAACCGGGAGCAAAGCACCGGCGGTGGTTCTAG gaTTCGAGTGCCTGGAGAGCACGGCGTTCAATGGCATCGGCACGAACCTGGTGGTGTACCTAGAGACCGTCCTGCACGGCAGCAACGTAGCCAGTGCGTCCAGCGTCACCTCGTGGTTCGGCACCAGCTACCTGACCCCGATCTTCGCCGCCATCGTCGCGGACACGTTTTGGGGCAACTACAACACCATCCTCGTCTCGCTCCTCGTCTACCTTCTT GGCATGATGCTCGTCACCTTCTCGGCGTTCCTGCCGGCCACCGAGCTCTGCGGAGTCGGGCCCTGGTGCCACCCCATGCTCGGCTCGCGGAACGTGGCGTTATTCCTCGGCCTCTACCTCGTGGCCTTCGGCAGCGGCGGCGTGCGCGCGGCGCTGCTGCCGTTCGGCGCGGACCAGTTCGACGGCGACAACGCCGTGGACCGGGAGCGCAGGATGTCCTTCTTCAGCTGGTACTACATCTGCGTCGACTTCGGCATGATCGTCTCGGGCGTCTTCATCGTGTGGGTCCAGCAGAACGTCAGCTGGGGCCTCGGCTTCGGCATCGCCACCGCCTGCATCGCCCTCGCCTTCGGCGGATTCGTGCTCGCCACGCCCATGTACAAGCGCCGGATGCCCACCGGCACGCCGCTCAAGAGCCTGGGCCAGGTCGTGGTCGCCGCGCTCAGGAAGGCCAGCCTCAGAGTCCCCGCGGACGCCAGCCTCCTCTACGAGGTCCACGACAAGATCGACGAGCAGCCCAGGATCACGCACACCGACGAGTTCGGGTTCCTCGACAAGGCGGCGGTGGTCGTGGAGACGGACCTGGACCTGGAGGAGGTGACGAACGACGCCGACGCCGCGGGGTCGTCGTGGAGGCTCTGCACGGTGACGCAGGTGGAGGAGCTCAAGATCCTGCTGCGCCTGCTCCCGATATGGGCGACCAGCATCGTGCTGTCGGCGGCGTACGCGCAGCTGAACACCACGTTCGTGCAGCAGGGCGGCGTGATGGACATGCGGGTGATGTCGCTCACCGTCCCGGCCGCGTCCATGGTGTCCTTCGAGGTGCTGTGCGTCCTGGCGTGGGTGCTCATCTACGGCTCCGCGGTCGTGCCGGCGCTCCGGGCCATCTCCCCCGCCCGCGGCGAGCCGTCGCAGCTGCAGCGGATGGGCGCCGGGCGGCTGCTCATGGCGTGCGCCATGGCCGTGGCGGCGCTGGTGGAGACGAAGCGCCTCGACGCCGCGGGCCGCGGCGAGTCCGTCAGCATCGCGTGGCAGATGCCGCAGTACTTCGTGCTGGCCGGCGGGGAGGTGTTCTGCTACATCGCGCAGCTGGAGTTCTTCTACAACGAGGCGCCGGAGACGATGAAGACCATGTGCACGTCCTTCGCGCTGCTCACCGTCGCGCTGGGGAGCTACATGAGCTCGCTCATCTACGCCGTCGTGGACGCGTTCACGGCGACCGGCGGCCGGCCCGGCTGGATCTCTGACAACCTCAACGAGGGCCACCTCGACTACTTCTTCTGGACCATGGCGGCGCTGTGCACGCTCAACTTTGTTGTGTACAGTGGGTTTGCCAGGAACTACAAGGTCAAGACGGTTGTGTCATGA
- the LOC100501538 gene encoding uncharacterized protein, translating to MDFLTLPRRDLQALCKRNGIRANMTSAAMADALRALPKVEGIEEYVKVLQPVSVLQTAVKPVNEEQKQESPLPRGRRVTAQSSEPIEAEEDKENDAKRQSNKEGVQVPGVGRRGASRRARPVPAVPQTLGKAVAEEDGQGEQNLKQEAKRDSAPAPVVGRLARPSTVVIARADESEVAGVEEEQSKEVVDDALALGVGRRGASRRARPAPSIAALAGNVVEDEEQIVPIPRGRRVKAHGNSSEPIRLDTSYDDEKEEAKPVEEQDDAQIVGVGRRRGASRRAQAASAIAAPEAKTEEEQKAPITRGRRVKAKSTELIRLDDSSMEKKEDPKPEEETGDAPAVGAERRAPSPSKAPATRRSGAASKAEAGDVAVEVVSSLATRQRKTMKAAAAAAEAEEKAPRRATRRGAVTSTLMQQELQEKPQEAIGATDEAARALPIRPTRQRKPTMKAAAAATAQEKAPIATRRGALMTLLQQDVQEEPKEAVGAPVSHQRCDALEETKEAFVPQKEEINELDAPKQDEDEDMVIIDGEKLMEETPAEDPPVTDQERTGKSEFQEQQVDDEEKCLATLEEPPIIGLVSMVTEQPSEDDGGVNFQDGGGSSAALLDKNAGEEIELVAGVRALQVPLTGNGSDASHESEMRKFNEVLTVREKNSEVDTQEVSKEMEHTDIAELQADIVDEAAFLDCSSIVNLVAGEETEVVNTEDGLGCEEDGDVDKVLHDSVDDTILIDCSSENVEMEKAGNVTREMPENQAALDEDVGKPNEVVIGDKPQDTVTDKVVQEGREVLITDEMQQGTAGMHDEIEDDQFESVFVQADQVVTADNLLEQVTDREITVEENTALIVGERQQSTVTMDEDVVEDHSDTDGDHSNEHIEAVTTVKVPELKLIEDIFVQSDHAVAADNLPEQVRDCGITMETTSLIVDEKQQIMVTVDGDLVMDGSETDNVHPDEQMEVVTAEEVLEDTGITVEDVEEKQKSTVTVDKDVVDDHFFKTDDVHADEQMEASTTDEVPELTEADYEVVEEKQQSTYTMNGGIEDDHFKTHVAHADEKKEVVATDVPEVTGTVGEIEEKTSVTMDGDVVFDHADGQKEVIVTEVPDEVTVTGDEGVERKAAVITEAIPDHGTAPSIAHTMNGCVKETHFGDGNEQKKVITADIISIPQDDCVRKENASSIDVAESLSSNKSSGCKNSSEKNTTEPMAVLKDKGLKATKKPVDLLALSLGKLKAKLKDRLNAEKKKEAKRLALARVDENVCRSIPRKGAGQQRNLNLQQH from the exons ATGGACTTCCTCACGCTTCCCCGCCGCGATCTGCAGGCGCTGTGCAAGCGCAACGGCATCCGCGCCAACATGACCAGTGCCGCCATGGCCGACGCCCTCCGCGCGCTCCCCAAG GTCGAAGGGATCGAGGAGTACGTTAAGGTTCTGCAGCCGGTCTCCGTGCTGCAAACGGCGGTTAAGCCGGTGAATGAGGAGCAGAAGCAGGAGAGTCCGCTTCCGCGTGGCCGCCGCGTCACGGCCCAGTCATCGGAGCCCATTGAGGCGGAGGAAGACAAGGAAAATGATGCAAAGCGACAGTCGAACAAAGAGGGCGTGCAGGTACCTGGCGTCGGGCGGCGTGGTGCCAGCCGTCGCGCTAGGCCCGTGCCTGCCGTGCCTCAGACGCTGGGCAAggcagtggcggaggaggatggccAGGGAGAGCAAAATCTGAAGCAGGAGGCCAAAAGGGATAGCGCGCCTGCTCCCGTCGTGGGCCGGCTCGCTCGGCCCTCGACTGTTGTAATCGCGCGGGCAGACGAGTCGGAGGTTGCAGGTGTGGAAGAGGAGCAGAGCAAGGAGGTGGTAGATGATGCGCTGGCCCTTGGCGTAGGCCGCCGCGGTGCCAGCCGCCGCGCTCGGCCGGCGCCTTCTATTGCTGCGCTAGCAGGCAATGTGGTAGAGGATGAGGAGCAGATAGTCCCTATCCCACGCGGCCGTCGTGTGAAGGCCCATGGAAACTCGTCTGAGCCTATCAGGTTGGACACCAGTTATGATGATGAAAAGGAGGAAGCGAAGCCCGTGGAGGAGCAAGACGACGCGCAAATCGTTGGCGTGGGTCGTCGCAGAGGTGCCAGCCGGCGCGCTCAGGCGGCGTCTGCTATAGCTGCGCCAGAAGCCAAGACAgaggaggagcagaaggcccctaTCACTCGCGGCCGCCGCGTCAAGGCCAAGTCGACCGAGCTTATCAGGCTGGACGACAGCAGCATGGAGAAAAAGGAGGACCCGAAGCCGGAGGAGGAGACGGGAGATGCGCCAGCAGTTGGTGCGGAGCGGCGCGCTCCTTCTCCTTCAAAAGCTCCGGCTACGAGGAGAAGCGGTGCAGCAAGCAAAGCCGAAGCAGGGGATGTGGCCGTGGAGGTAGTATCAAGCTTGGCCACTCGCCAGCGCAAGACgatgaaagcagcagcagctgctgctgAGGCAGAGGAGAAGGCACCACGAAGGGCCACGAGGCGCGGCGCGGTGACGAGTACCCTTATGCAGCAGGAGCTACAAGAGAAACCACAAG AGGCTATAGGTGCAACAGATGAGGCCGCGAGGGCTCTACCCATCCGGCCTACTCGCCAGCGTAAGCCGACAATGAAAGCAGCAGCTGCTGCAACAGCACAGGAGAAGGCACCAATAGCCACGAGGAGGGGCGCGTTGATGACTCTCTTGCAGCAAGATGTacaagaggaaccaaaag AGGCTGTGGGTGCACCGGTTTCTCACCAGCGATGTGATGCTCTGGAAGAGACGAAAGAGGCTTTTGTTCCTCAAAAAGAAGAAATAAACGAGCTGGACGCACCGAAACAAGATGAAGATGAAG ACATGGTTATCATTGATGGTGAGAAGCTGATGGAAGAGACTCCAGCAGAAGATCCACCTGTGACCGATCAGGAACGCACGGGTAAATCAGAATTCCAAGAGCAGCAAGTGGACGATGAGGAGAAGTGTTTAGCAACCCTGGAGGAACCGCCGATCATTGGTCTTGTTTCAATGGTAACCGAGCAGCCATCTGAGGACGATGGAGGTGTCAATTTTCAGGATGGTGGAGGTTCCAGTGCGGCTCTGTTGGACAAGAATGCTGGTGAAGAGATAGAATTGGTGGCCGGCGTTCGGGCTCTGCAGGTACCATTGACAGGCAACGGAAGTGATGCCAGCCATGAAAGTGAAATGAGAAAGTTCAATGAAGTACTAACTGTCAGAGAGAAAAACAGTGAGGTTGATACACAAGAAGTCAGTAAGGAGATGGAACACACTGATATTGCTGAGTTGCAGGCTGACATTGTGGATGAGGCAGCTTTTCTTGATTGCTCGAGTATTGTCAACCTGGTTGCTGGAGAGGAGACCGAGGTGGTCAATACTGAAGACGGTCTTGGCTGTGAGGAGGATGGTGATGTTGACAAAGTGCTGCATGACTCTGTGGATGACACCATTCTTATTGATTGCTCAAGTGAGAATGTTGAAATGGAGAAGGCAGGAAACGTCACACGTGAGATGCCTGAGAACCAAGCTGCATTGGATGAGGATGTTGGTAAACCGAATGAAGTGGTTATCGGTGACAAGCCCCAAGACACAGTGACAGATAAAGTTGTTCAGGAGGGAAGGGAAGTACTGATAACTGATGAGATGCAGCAGGGGACAGCTGGAATGCATGATGAGATCGAGGATGATCAGTTTGAATCTGTTTTTGTTCAAGCTGATCAAGTAGTCACTGCTGACAACCTGCTGGAACAAGTGACAGATCGTGAAATTACTGTGGAGGAGAACACAGCACTGATAGTTGGTGAGAGACAACAGAGCACGGTTACAATGGATGAGGATGTTGTAGAGGACCATTCTGATACTGATGGTGATCATTCCAATGAACACATAGAAGCGGTAACTACTGTCAAAGTTCCAGAACTCAAGCTGATTGAAGATATTTTTGTTCAATCTGATCATGCAGTTGCTGCTGACAACCTACCAGAACAAGTGAGAGATTGTGGAATTACCATGGAGACCACATCACTGATAGTTGATGAGAAGCAACAGATCATGGTTACAGTGGATGGAGATCTTGTCATGGATGGTTCTGAAACCGATAATGTTCATCCTGATGAACAGATGGAAGTGGTAACTGCTGAAGAAGTGCTAGAGGACACAGGGATAACTGTTGAAGATGTTGAGGAGAAGCAAAAGAGCACAGTTACAGTGGATAAAGATGTCGTTGATGATCATTTTTTCAAAACTGATGATGTTCATGCCGATGAACAGATGGAAGCGTCAACTACTGATGAAGTACCAGAGCTCACAGAGGCAGATTACGAAGTTGTTGAGGAGAAGCAACAGAGCACATATACAATGAATGGAGGCATTGAGGATGATCATTTCAAAACCCATGTTGCTCAtgctgatgaaaagaaggaagttGTTGCTACTGATGTGCCAGAAGTCACAGGGACGGTCGGTGAAATTGAGGAGAAGACATCAGTTACAATGGATGGAGATGTTGTCTTTGATCATGCAGATGGACAGAAGGAAGTGATAGTTACTGAAGTGCCAGATGAAGTCACAGTGACTGGCGATGAAGGTGTTGAGAGAAAAGCAGCTGTGATTACTGAGGCCATACCAGATCACGGGACTGCCCCAAGTATCGCACATACAATGAATGGGTGTGTCAAGGAAACCCATTTTGGTGATGGCAATGAGCAGAAGAAAGTAATCACTGCTGACATAATCTCGATACCACAAGATGATTGTGTCCGGAAGGAGAATGCATCCAGCATAGATGTCGCAGAGTCCCTGTCCAGCAACAAGTCATCAGGGTGCAAGAACAGCAGTGAGAAGAACACTACTGAACCCATGGCGGTGCTAAAAGATAAGGGACTAAAAGCGACCAAGAAACCCGTGGATTTGTTAGCGCTTAGCCTAGGGAAGCTTAAAGCCAAGCTCAAGGATAGGCTGAACGCCGAGAAG AAGAAAGAAGCGAAGAGGCTGGCGCTTGCCAGGGTGGACGAGAACGTTTGCCGATCGATCCCACGCAAAGGGGCAGGGCAGCAGCGGAACCTGAATCTGCAACAACACTAA
- the LOC100283430 gene encoding seed specific protein Bn15D1B, with product MAAAASSKGRAIAGSFVSRVLAGKAASPRRAVHASSYDKNPEEQVRPAFVPDDVIGGAGSPDKYWSPHPKTGVFGPAAVDTNQLGVAADAAAANAAAAGGTVLDQKVWFRPLEDVEKPPPVA from the exons ATGGCAGCAGCGGCTAGCTCCAAGGGGCGGGCGATCGCTGGGAGCTTCGTCAGCCGCGTCCTGGCCGGCAAGGCCGCCTCCCCGAG GAGGGCCGTGCACGCCTCGTCGTACGACAAGAACCCGGAGGAGCAGGTGCGCCCGGCGTTCGTGCCGGACGATGTGATCGGCGGCGCGGGGAGCCCCGACAAGTACTGGAGCCCCCACCCCAAGACCGGCGTGTTCGGCCCGGCGGCGGTGGACACCAACCAGCTGGGCGTCGCCGCTGACGCTGCCGCCGCGAATGCGGCTGCAGCAGGAGGCACGGTGCTGGACCAGAAGGTGTGGTTCCGCCCGCTCGAGGACGTCGAGAAGCCGCCCCCCGTCGCCTGA